In Deinococcus maricopensis DSM 21211, one genomic interval encodes:
- a CDS encoding isochorismate synthase gives MPVSLTADVPAGTPDTPSSATHLLHAYNDHASFFYASPTRTLLGQGALDQRAVPTPELTAHATDLLRPRPGQTRPLLVGAVPFHAEQPALLLRAQRTQQAGRLPALPHPGTPAPRTARLQPTPTPDAYEAQVQAARRACQDGTLRKVVLARTLHVTLDDVIDRAAVLRHLAQRNPDGYTFALRTGPDTHLLGASPELLLTRHGQQVHLHPMAGTCARAHDPAEDAERAHALARSAKDLHEHALVVDAIRSALTPLCAELHVPEQPRVVPTATLWHLATRITGTLRDPRTSALDLVRRLHPTPAVCGVPHDAARAFIRRTEPFERDLFTGAVGWMDADGDGEWAVTIRCADVRGREARLYAGAGIVGASDPAAERRETAAKFRTMLHALGVHADGEAL, from the coding sequence ATGCCCGTCAGCCTCACTGCCGACGTTCCAGCCGGAACGCCGGACACCCCGTCATCGGCCACGCACCTCCTGCACGCCTACAACGACCACGCCAGCTTCTTCTACGCCTCGCCCACCCGCACCCTGCTCGGGCAGGGCGCCCTTGACCAGCGCGCCGTCCCCACCCCTGAACTGACCGCGCACGCCACCGACCTGCTCCGCCCCCGACCCGGACAGACGCGCCCCCTGCTGGTGGGCGCCGTCCCCTTCCACGCGGAGCAACCCGCGCTGCTGCTCCGCGCGCAGCGCACGCAGCAGGCCGGGCGCCTCCCCGCCCTCCCCCACCCCGGTACGCCCGCGCCCCGCACTGCCCGGCTCCAGCCGACGCCCACCCCGGACGCGTACGAAGCGCAGGTGCAGGCCGCACGCCGCGCCTGCCAGGACGGCACGCTGCGCAAGGTCGTGCTCGCGCGCACCCTGCACGTCACCCTCGACGACGTCATCGACCGCGCGGCGGTCCTGCGGCACCTCGCGCAGCGCAACCCGGACGGCTACACGTTCGCGCTGCGCACCGGCCCCGACACGCACCTGCTGGGCGCCAGCCCGGAACTGCTGCTCACCCGACACGGCCAGCAGGTGCACCTGCACCCCATGGCGGGCACCTGCGCGCGCGCCCACGACCCCGCTGAGGACGCCGAACGCGCCCACGCCCTCGCGCGCAGCGCCAAGGACCTCCACGAGCACGCCCTCGTCGTGGACGCCATCCGCAGCGCCCTCACGCCCCTGTGCGCCGAACTGCACGTTCCCGAGCAGCCCCGCGTGGTCCCAACCGCCACGCTCTGGCACCTCGCCACCCGCATCACCGGCACGCTCCGCGACCCGCGCACCAGCGCCCTCGACCTCGTGCGCCGCCTGCACCCGACGCCCGCCGTCTGCGGCGTCCCGCACGACGCCGCCCGCGCGTTCATCCGCCGTACGGAACCGTTCGAGCGGGACCTGTTCACGGGCGCCGTCGGATGGATGGACGCGGACGGCGACGGCGAATGGGCCGTCACGATCCGCTGCGCGGACGTGCGCGGGCGCGAGGCGCGCCTGTACGCGGGCGCGGGCATCGTCGGCGCGTCCGACCCGGCCGCCGAACGCCGCGAAACCGCCGCGAAATTCCGCACCATGCTGCACGCCCTCGGCGTGCACGCCGACGGGGAGGCCCTGTGA